A window of Castanea sativa cultivar Marrone di Chiusa Pesio chromosome 8, ASM4071231v1 genomic DNA:
taagtttgTGCATAAAATGAATGAGGAAAGAACAGACAAAAATCTTGAAATATGAAATAGAACATTACCATCTTTAGAAATTTTTGTCCCCAGGGGCCAATGGCTTTCCCTTGTCCAAAAAAGATTAACGTGGCTTTCTACCAACTTGCTCTTTTTGGATAAAACCCGTCTTAAAATAAGTAGTTTATGAATGGGCACTACAAATAAGTACCCTGTTGAATATTTTGAGTAATGTCATCAAAATCACCTTTTATATTCTATACATGATAAAAGATCCTCCCCATTTaaaatggatctatttcatgatTTAGACTAAACATTACAAATATAAAGGTGTATTTAATgtcatatcatttaaaatttaaatgaattgaCACTAGGTacattgtgaaaaaaaaaaaaaaatcctaacagTGAAATGGAGATGATCACTTGTGATTCACTGTTGCTTCTGTTGTTGTGGTCTAGAAACAAAGATTAGCTCCCGGCAATAGacaaagaaagatgaagaattATTCGTTTTGTGATATTCAGGAAGAAACACAAACACTTGCAAGCAATCTCCTATGATAAATCCCCGCTACTGCTGTTGTTGACTGAAGATACACGTCCATCTCCATCGTGTGCTCCCTTGCTGCTGCTATAGCTTGATAACACTCTTCCTTCATATGAACTAAAGCTGCTGCTGACTTTGTGCATCAAAGAAGCTCTTCCATTATGTGatctgttgctgctgctgctgttttAGCAACTTGAGTTATTAGAAAGCTGTATTTTAGTATCCATAAGAACGGTTTTTTGGTATTCATTTTCACAATATGCTGTCTCTCTATCCTCATAATCTGAAGCATCTCCATTATCATGATGCTCTTTATGTTCTTCATCTATTATATCAATATCCTCGTGGTCTGAATCTGAACTGTCACTCCCCAGCATGTCTGCAGCTTTACTATCTGCATCTTGGTGTATTGAACTACTTTCActatcttcatcttcatcatctgaagtATCGTGGTCAATGTGATGATTTTCAGTTTGAGAAGGTGTGGCAGGCGATGGAAGAGGAGCAAGCTGGATGATCTCTGGTGGAGGTGTAGAAAGGAAATTTAGAGTAGTTACAACATCACTCATAAAGGGACGGACTGCTGCTTCCTCCTGCAGGCACATGGCTGCTATTGCAACTACTTGATTCAATTCTTTTTCTGGGAATTGCTTTCTAAGAAGAGGATCGGCCATATCTGGAAACCTTCTTGGGTCCCTGAATATGGGTTGTGCCTATTTAACCATGAACATAATAGAAAATGACGTTGTTTAACAGATAATTGATGATTAAGGGCTCAACATGTATGCTTAATTTCTGGTTATCTATAAATTACTAGtttttgaagttaaaaaaagaattaaatcaggAGTTGgaaggcatatatatatatatatatatcttctagCTAAATTAGTAAATAGAATTACCCAAGCAACTAAATTTTGCTCTTCAATTGGTCTTGTGGTGTCAATGGCTCTTCGACCAGTAATGAGCTCTAGCAATACAACTCCAAAACTGTACACATCTGACTTCAATGTGAGATGACATGATTTTGTGTATTCTGGAGCAGAATAACCATACGTACCCATCACCCTCGACGATAAATTGGTATTGTCCCCAAGAGGGCCAAGCTTAGCTAGTCCAACATCAGACAGTTTTGGGTTAAAATCTTCATCCAGCAAGATGTTTGAGGATTTTAAATCACGATATATAACAGGGGGATTGGCCTTATCATGCAAGTATTCTAATCCTTTAGCAGCACCAAATGCAATTCTTATCCTTGTAAACCAATCTAATGGCTTCTGATCTGGTCCAATATCTGCATAACAAATATGGATGAAAACTGCTTCAATAAACTTTAATGTTTTAAGGAATAATTAAAGGGAACATCCTCGATTGGAACATTATCACAAGTTTGCTAgaattgcaagaaattaaagatGGCCTTGAGAATTTCTGCAATTTAGAATAGTATGCTATTAGACAAACACAAAAGCACACAGGTAAATGGTAATCAAAACTGGTCTGATTATGTTATAGAATTAAAGAAACAATCAAACAAGAACTGAAGAACGTAATAATACCAAGAAGATGGTCTTCTAGAGAACCCCCTGACACATAGTCATACACCAAAAGCCTTTGATCTCCATCAGCACAGTATCCTATGAGATTGACCAGATTTTCATGGTGGAGGACACCGAGCATTGAAACATCCACAAGAAATTCCTTGTAACCATGCAATCCATTTCTGTCAAGTTGCTTCACTGCCACCAcctacacaacacaacacattAATGGCAGAGAAAGCTAGAGATTAttcattgaaaagaaaaaataacaataataaatggggaaaaaaaagtagggGTCCTTATAATTAAGCTAACCTGCTCGCTTGCTTGAAGCGTACCCTTGTAGACTCTTCCAAATCCACCCTCACCCAATAGACATTCTTGGCGGAAATTCTTCGTTGCTGTTGCTAACTCACGGAAAGTGAAAGTTTTTGCTGCACTATTTCTGTCTTGAACTTCACAACCTGCAGCCTTTTGTTTCTTAATCTCTACACGCACAACTAGTGGAGTTTTAGCTACTGAACCTTGTACAAACTCTCAATTAgataaatggaaaaaataaaaaataaaaagaaaatctaaaattgGAATGAAAAGTATCATGCTTCCgcggtgttttttttttttaagattcaaatccaccctctccattgtaactactaaaattatgaaaaaaaaactcccaTGAAGTTAGTTGTccaaatggtttttttttttaataggtggAAGACATGTCAACAATCAAAGattatttctcaaaagtaaCTAGAAATTGGATGTCAAATGTGGTTCACTGACTTGTCAACTAGACTTTTACAAACTGTCTATATTTCAAGAACAATCCCAAATggtaacaaaattttcataaggAGCAATAAATGGAAATTGCAATAGAGAAAGAGGAATTAAAAGTCATAATAAGTTGAGCGAATTATATAACTGGTTAATCTGTTATAGGCATATAATATGTAGGAGTaggacaaaaagaagaagaaaaaattgatgaaaatattacCAGGCGATCTTGATGTAGTGTGTTCATCAAATGGAGAAACGTGCTCCCTCTTGCTATTGGTATTCGTACTCCTCTGTGACACGAAGCACGGGAAGCAACTCATATCTGTAACTGTGTGTGCCAATGATCTAATCATATGCTTGATTGAATccagaaacaaaaattaaaataaaagcaagCATTGAAGGATCCACTAATAATGTTCTTCAAAgagtacataaaaataaaaataaaagaatgttgTCCTCAAGCTAGCCAGCCCGTAGGCAAAGCTGGCGAGGAGATGCTGAAAAAATATTTGGTGGGAAGAAAAGACGTATGAGTTTTGGTTTCTGGGAGATAAAAGAGGAGATATGAGTGGACATTTTGGTAGGGAAGGGAAGAAGGTGTCATTTGAAAGGAGAGCAAAATGTGGGATTCTAATTCGGTTAGTGGATGCAAAACCATGCCCTTCCTTCCTTCCAACCTATTTATGGTTTCTATCCAGCCTTGccaacttttcttttctaagctgttaaaaattcaaatgaagGTCATAATTTTGGGCATTTCCCAACTCTACCATACTTTACTatttaatattcatttttttttaaagcccaTGTTAGGGTGTGTGAGTTAGAATACTCGTTAGGACTCAAAATACAATGAGTAGAAGTCGACCCACGGAATGGGTGGGGTTGAGTTTggatgcctaacacctttctatccccatatttaaattttgaacacATGTTTTGGTAAAAATTAATCATTCCAGGAACTATGCTATATTTAGTCACAAATATACTTTTTCTATTAATTAATTGCATatttaatgacattttttttaaaagttagatAAAAAACcagaattaaataaatttgaaaaatgagaagatttaattgaataaaagtaTAATagagaggattgaaatgaatttgATCCCATCTTAAAaggtataatttatattttagcaaaaaaaaaaaaacacttacgAAGCAAGTCCGGaaacacaacaattttttaacGCACTGTATCATTTTCATAAACCATATCTTTTTAAAGTCTCCTGTTGcaaaatctcaaaaaagaaagaaaaaaaagaaaaaagaaaagaagaagagtaaatTAGTAGAAGTTGGCTTCCGTCTGCGTCCACCCAAAATCTCACCTCCAATTTGCCGGACACCCTAAATCGctcgcgcgcgcgcacacacacacactctcgcagcagcagcagcaaaagcaaaagattacagcagaagaagaaggggcAGTCCCACTCCCACCAGGTTGGTTCACAAATATATTTCGTTTTTTCACCCATGTCGTCTActtcttcttatatttctttcttacaaaatatataaataaaaagcataTTTACTCCTTTTTCAGTTCGGAATTCACGCACGCTACTAGATCCAATTGTTGTTGGGTTATTAATTTAAAACACACCAAATTCTGAATGTGAAAATTACTAGAgacttaattgtttttttcactctctctcttaacTCGTTTAATTGGACTGATCTATCTTTAGTTAATTAGGGTTTTTTAGTCTCTCTAccttatttgaattttgaccAACTACTTTCTAGGTTTGGGAATACCCTCAATTTATAGTCTCAAAGCTGCATTGTACTATTCTATCTCCACACAAGCTGCTGCCTTAGTACAAACAATTTTGGTGAAAGTGATATGAGGCATCATCCAATATGTGTGCTcatcaataaatatttattcataATTGGCTGTTCTATAATCATTTCCAGATTCATgtactaataatttttattgagtaaatgCAACTGTGTTGTTGTGAGATGAATGCattttcttcacacacacaaaatgtgGTCAGCTCAGTTCTTGTTGAGAATACTGAAAGGTTGCTTATGATCTCGTTCCGGATCTCATCTCAACTATACGATGCTCATAAGTGTCATATACTTTGATATCTTACGTCGTTCGTGTACATGCTTCTGACACAAGATCCTCTTTTAATGGCCAAGAGCCTTATACCTCAATTGGTTCAAatctccccctccttccttgtaaatatcaaattttcaaaaattaaaaaatcaatcccCTTTTTGTGCTTCACAGTAAGATCTAACATTAAACTCATTATTCCTTACAAAACCCAAACAATCCTGTCCATTCATTTCCCCATCAGTATgaaccacataattttttttttaaaaagaattcgCAACAGATTCGAACTCCCAAATCCCAATCATGAAGTGGAAAGCAACTTAGATCTATCCATGTACTATGCAATAGTAACATCCTTTTTCACTGTGATGGTGAACAAATCAGGAAACAAAGCCTTAAGGGATAACTTCCAACACCATAATTCCTACCAAAACGCAAGTGTGACTACCATCCCCAACAAGTTATTTATTAAACTTTGAGAACTTTTCCCAATAACTCCTAACAAACCACTCCATAATCACTCTTAACCTCCACTGTACACCAATGGCCCCATTTCTCATCAAATTTAGCCTCCACGGCAACCCTCAGTGAAATCCCTTGTCATAGTATAACACTGGAGCCACTTTGATGTAGGAGGCAATGGGAAGAcagatttattatattttatttgattttatgtaTCAAGGGCAGTTTTGTAATTTCATAATATTCTGGAATGGGCTGTGCTAACAGTCCATGAGatcttttgggctttattttaagtttggttATATAGTTGGGCTTAGTTGTAAAAGCCGGAGTCCAAGTCCAAGTCCAAGTCTTATTAGGGTTTTAAGAAATCCTAGTTCAACTAGGATTAGGTATAAGTCTTCTATTTAAAGAGTTGTAGTACTTTCTATTGAGTTGATTATTAATGAAtgttttcagaatttaagagcTATGAAGCTTTCTTTTATGGTTTGTGTGATGCAACCTTCTCTGAGGTGTGATGCCAAGGAACCCTAGGTGTGATGCTTAGGAAGTCTAGGTGTGATTCctaaaatttatctattttctttaattttactgTTCACTGATCACTGTTCACAGAACAGGAATAGCCACCCAAACCTTgattgttttcctttgtttcatCCCTAAACCCTATTAATCCTTGTCCCCTTTGAAAACCCTATAATCCCTATTATTTTCTAGCCTATTCCCCACCAAAACCTAACCCTAAGCCCTCAAAATAGAGGTAATACTAGATCTGCCCCAACAGTTCTAAATCAGATTACCTTGTTCCCCCTTGTCCTACGTCACACTTCCTCAATGCAGCATGGTTGAAAGTACCATGTATTCTAATTCCAAAACCTACAGATTGAATTGGGGCACTGTCTGTTTCTAAAttcacaaaattgaatttcgttttttccccataaaagatctctttgtaatttttcaaaGCTCTTTGCAATACTGCTATACTACCTGgcataggaatttttttttttgggataaataaCAGAAttgtattaataaaaaatcCAGGTACACCAGGGGTGTACGTGGATAACTGTACATCAAACTCttaaattacaatgatcaagaatttctaaaaaatagaacatgGAATAAGATTAAAGGCTGAACTCCACTCTAGCAAAGTGTGGAAAGAGAAATTTAAGTTCTGGAATAGACCGTCCCTTCCCCTCAAAAAATCTTGAGTTCCGTTCTTGCCAAATACGCCATAAGACAATGTGGTACAGCCCTCCATAAATCAATGCTCCGATGTCCACCGAAAGAACCTTGTCAACTTGAAAGTAAATCAGTAACACTTTGCGGCATAACCCATAGAAAACCAAATAGAGTCCACACTATAGACCATAACTCATAAGCaataggacaatgaagaagaagaagatgattcaCTAATTGGGGCTCTATTTACACATAGCACCAATCTACAACTACAACACCCTTATAGCATAAGTTCTCAAGAGTCAAAATCTTCTCTAAGGCAACAGTCCATGAGAAGAAAGCAACCCTAGGAGGGATCTTTGAACGCCACATAGGTTTCTAAGGGAAAAGAGTGACAAGGGTCAAGGAAAGGGAGATATAGTACTCACTCACTCTAAAACTCTTATTCCTTGCTGGTTTCTAACAAAGTTTGTTCTGACCCTCACCATTAAGAGGTATAGAATTGGTAAGATCCAAAAAAGTGTATAGATGTTCCAATTCCCAATCTCAGGTATCCCTAGAAAATTGAAGATTCTAGTGAAGCCTTTGATTAGGTCCTCAACTAATGCTATAGAGTTCTAGAAATGCCTCCTGGAAAGTACAAAGTAGTTGAGCTAGATAGGGTATTGTTCATCAAGGTGACCCTTCCACTAGacaaatatattttcttctacCCTGCTAATCTCCTTCTGTTTGTTCCACAATTTCATCCCATGTTGAGCTAACCTTATGAGGCAAACCAAGGGGCAGGCCTAAATAAAGTAAGAGTACCTAATTTGCTTCATTGAATCTGAGCTAATCTTTCCACATTGTGTACTACTCTAACCAAAACCAGCTCGCTCTTAGCCGAATTAATCTTCAAATCTCAGACTGCCATGAAGCAAAGTTAAATACAACAAATCGAAAGAAGCTATTCCTGATTCATTCTACAAAAGACAAGTGTGATATCTGCCAACAGAAGATGACAGATCAATATCTAACTATTAGTTTCATTCTATACATGAAATCTTGTTACCGAATTGCCTTTTACTGCTCTATTAATCATAAACAAGGTATCTTAATCTGCTCTATGTCATGAGACACATACATTAATGAGAAAACTTGGTACATCTGAATTGACAGTTTGAAGCCGCAATAGACAAATGGTGCTTCTTTTAATGTTTAAAGTGACTTGAAGGTGAGAGAAGTCATCATTTCAAATG
This region includes:
- the LOC142607436 gene encoding putative serine/threonine-protein kinase PBL25 isoform X1 yields the protein MIRSLAHTVTDMSCFPCFVSQRSTNTNSKREHVSPFDEHTTSRSPVAKTPLVVRVEIKKQKAAGCEVQDRNSAAKTFTFRELATATKNFRQECLLGEGGFGRVYKGTLQASEQVVAVKQLDRNGLHGYKEFLVDVSMLGVLHHENLVNLIGYCADGDQRLLVYDYVSGGSLEDHLLDIGPDQKPLDWFTRIRIAFGAAKGLEYLHDKANPPVIYRDLKSSNILLDEDFNPKLSDVGLAKLGPLGDNTNLSSRVMGTYGYSAPEYTKSCHLTLKSDVYSFGVVLLELITGRRAIDTTRPIEEQNLVAWAQPIFRDPRRFPDMADPLLRKQFPEKELNQVVAIAAMCLQEEAAVRPFMSDVVTTLNFLSTPPPEIIQLAPLPSPATPSQTENHHIDHDTSDDEDEDSESSSIHQDADSKAADMLGSDSSDSDHEDIDIIDEEHKEHHDNGDASDYEDRETAYCENEYQKTVLMDTKIQLSNNSSC
- the LOC142607436 gene encoding putative serine/threonine-protein kinase PBL25 isoform X3 — protein: MSCFPCFVSQRSTNTNSKREHVSPFDEHTTSRSPVAKTPLVVRVEIKKQKAAGCEVQDRNSAAKTFTFRELATATKNFRQECLLGEGGFGRVYKGTLQASEQVVAVKQLDRNGLHGYKEFLVDVSMLGVLHHENLVNLIGYCADGDQRLLVYDYVSGGSLEDHLLDIGPDQKPLDWFTRIRIAFGAAKGLEYLHDKANPPVIYRDLKSSNILLDEDFNPKLSDVGLAKLGPLGDNTNLSSRVMGTYGYSAPEYTKSCHLTLKSDVYSFGVVLLELITGRRAIDTTRPIEEQNLVAWAQPIFRDPRRFPDMADPLLRKQFPEKELNQVVAIAAMCLQEEAAVRPFMSDVVTTLNFLSTPPPEIIQLAPLPSPATPSQTENHHIDHDTSDDEDEDSESSSIHQDADSKAADMLGSDSSDSDHEDIDIIDEEHKEHHDNGDASDYEDRETAYCENEYQKTVLMDTKIQLSNNSSC
- the LOC142607436 gene encoding putative serine/threonine-protein kinase PBL25 isoform X2, producing the protein MIRSLAHTVTDMSCFPCFVSQRSTNTNSKREHVSPFDEHTTSRSPVVRVEIKKQKAAGCEVQDRNSAAKTFTFRELATATKNFRQECLLGEGGFGRVYKGTLQASEQVVAVKQLDRNGLHGYKEFLVDVSMLGVLHHENLVNLIGYCADGDQRLLVYDYVSGGSLEDHLLDIGPDQKPLDWFTRIRIAFGAAKGLEYLHDKANPPVIYRDLKSSNILLDEDFNPKLSDVGLAKLGPLGDNTNLSSRVMGTYGYSAPEYTKSCHLTLKSDVYSFGVVLLELITGRRAIDTTRPIEEQNLVAWAQPIFRDPRRFPDMADPLLRKQFPEKELNQVVAIAAMCLQEEAAVRPFMSDVVTTLNFLSTPPPEIIQLAPLPSPATPSQTENHHIDHDTSDDEDEDSESSSIHQDADSKAADMLGSDSSDSDHEDIDIIDEEHKEHHDNGDASDYEDRETAYCENEYQKTVLMDTKIQLSNNSSC
- the LOC142607436 gene encoding putative serine/threonine-protein kinase PBL25 isoform X4 produces the protein MIRSLAHTVTDMSCFPCFVSQRSTNTNSKREHVSPFDEHTTSRSPGCEVQDRNSAAKTFTFRELATATKNFRQECLLGEGGFGRVYKGTLQASEQVVAVKQLDRNGLHGYKEFLVDVSMLGVLHHENLVNLIGYCADGDQRLLVYDYVSGGSLEDHLLDIGPDQKPLDWFTRIRIAFGAAKGLEYLHDKANPPVIYRDLKSSNILLDEDFNPKLSDVGLAKLGPLGDNTNLSSRVMGTYGYSAPEYTKSCHLTLKSDVYSFGVVLLELITGRRAIDTTRPIEEQNLVAWAQPIFRDPRRFPDMADPLLRKQFPEKELNQVVAIAAMCLQEEAAVRPFMSDVVTTLNFLSTPPPEIIQLAPLPSPATPSQTENHHIDHDTSDDEDEDSESSSIHQDADSKAADMLGSDSSDSDHEDIDIIDEEHKEHHDNGDASDYEDRETAYCENEYQKTVLMDTKIQLSNNSSC